The following coding sequences are from one Ornithorhynchus anatinus isolate Pmale09 chromosome 11, mOrnAna1.pri.v4, whole genome shotgun sequence window:
- the PHOSPHO1 gene encoding phosphoethanolamine/phosphocholine phosphatase isoform X2 — MNGCCPAVSLRCVSRDGTMSASKGPRYLLIFDFDETIVNENSDDSIVRVAPGQRLPDGLRATYREGYYNEYMQRVFAYLAEQGVAPSDLCGVYEAIPLSPGMPDLFQFLERHREAFEVILISDANTFGVECSLRAAGHLDLFRRVFSNPAGPDGRGGLALRPFHQHGCARCPANMCKHKVLREYLQERAQAGVQFERLFYVGDGANDFCPSELLAGPDVAFPRRGYPMHRLIQEAEKQQPGAFRAAVVPWESAVEVRRHLQGVLHTC, encoded by the coding sequence gacGGCACGATGTCCGCGTCCAAGGGTCCCCGCTACCTCCTGATCTTTGACTTCGACGAGACCATCGTCAACGAGAACAGCGACGACTCCATCGTGCGGGTGGCGCCGGGCCAGCGGCTCCCGGACGGCCTGCGGGCCACCTACCGCGAAGGCTACTACAACGAGTACATGCAGCGGGTCTTCGCCTACCTGGCCGAGCAGGGCGTGGCGCCGTCGGACCTGTGCGGCGTCTACGAGGCCATCCCCCTGTCCCCGGGCATGCCCGACCTCTTCCAGTTCCTGGAGCGTCACCGCGAGGCCTTCGAGGTCATCCTCATCTCGGACGCCAACACGTTCGGCGTCGAGTGCTCCCTGAGGGCGGCCGGGCACCTCGACCTCTTCCGCCGGGTCTTCAGCAACCCGGCGGGCCCGGACGGGCGCGGGGGGCTGGCCCTGCGCCCCTTCCACCAGCACGGCTGCGCCCGCTGCCCGGCCAACATGTGCAAGCACAAGGTGTTGCGCGAGTACCTGCAGGAGCGGGCCCAGGCGGGCGTGCAGTTCGAGAGGCTCTTCTACGTGGGCGACGGGGCCAACGACTTCTGCCCGTCGGAGCTGCTGGCGGGGCCGGACGTGGCCTTCCCCCGGCGCGGCTACCCCATGCACCGGCTGATCCAGGAGGCCGAGAAGCAGCAGCCGGGAGCCTTCCGCGCCGCCGTGGTGCCGTGGGAGTCGGCCGTCGAGGTGCGACGGCACCTTCAGGGAGTGCTGCACACGTGCTGA